Proteins co-encoded in one Pleurodeles waltl isolate 20211129_DDA chromosome 2_2, aPleWal1.hap1.20221129, whole genome shotgun sequence genomic window:
- the LOC138282495 gene encoding uncharacterized protein: MSENTCVDELPDGAKKNCELFSVWGITEENACVAKMPDVVLRNNSRCIYVENVCFGSNDDRKVWIPLSAYREMQEKCRKLEHENRNLREQISPTESYKKAVFEESFLSHSSNEGVKTAPSCTEFPCEPGFLADKMHSLTDYELPLQNAQVKGKILEKETPSFISLFDFWKKNSPHLSEILTLLYMVTVKNYMQLRACDLANEIMQTLGFCAVQEGNTYVHVIQEQGKKILPLARIIQWIWYLQDRARVPQIKELPMKLCAPFEFVSTEDKKHVCFTNDSLTEMLFSGTVEGTALYNVCQILKQELREMCHFYADFWFFDNVLAPNWFNYLADVNEKNAEREVFTQNSALVGMAMWVHQKCEKATYRSDHVSPLSLSALCGPPSGVCVWGRGRDLIPNLNLAE; this comes from the exons atgtctgagaatacatgtgttgatgaactgcctgatggtgctaagaaaaactgtgaattgttttctgtttggggaattacagaagaaaatgcatgtgtagctaaaatgcctgatgttgttttgagaaataattcccgttgtatatatgtagaaaacgtgtgttttggaagtaatgatgacagaaaggtctggatacctttatctgcttacagagaaatgcaggagaaatgtaggaagttggaacatgaaaataggaatttacgtgagcaaattagcccgactgaaagttataaaaaggctgtttttgaagaatctttcttgtcccattccagtaatgagggggttaagacagctccgagctgcactgagtttccgtgtgagccagggtttttggcagataaaatgcattccttaactgattacgagttaccgttgcaaaatgcccaagtaaaaggaaagattttagagaaagagacaccgagtttcattagcttgtttgatttttggaaaaagaatagccctcatttgagtgaaatcctaacacttttgtatatggtcactgtgaaaaattatatgcagttgcgcgcttgtgatttggcaaatgaaataatgcagactttaggtttctgcgcagtgcaagaaggaaatacttatgtacatgtaattcaagaacaagggaagaaaatactgcccctagctagaatcatacaatggatctggtacttgcaagacagggctagagtaccacagataaaagagttaccaatgaaattgtgtgcaccatttgaattcgtgtctactgaagataaaaagcatgtttgttttactaatgattcattgactgaaatgttgttttctggcaccgtagaaggaacagcgttgtataatgtgtgtcagattttaaagcaagagctacgtgagatgtgtcatttttatgctgatttttggttctttgataatgttttagcacctaactggttcaattaccttgcagatgttaatgagaaaaatgcagagagagaagtgttcacccagaattctgccttagtggggatggctatgtgggtgcaccagaaatgtgaaaaagccacttacag atccgaccacgtttcgccactgtccctgagtgcgctgtgtggtcccccttccggtgtgtgcgtgtggggtcggggaagggacctaatccccaacctgaacctggctgagtaa